One stretch of Cryptosporidium parvum Iowa II chromosome 3, whole genome shotgun sequence DNA includes these proteins:
- a CDS encoding secreted insulinase like peptidase, signal peptide, whose translation MIKRYWYLTSCFLIFTIILCCNICFTFEKQEYAFIQNKAKKNQRNKRNSFVRNDRRKHRINDKRSIYKNNSKYFNDSNDDLIKIMYSEKKCKQVEEMIDDQSFEKPIGCTREYRYLRLSNSLKVFMVYDKTTEISFGSMNLDFGFASDPENIPGLSRYLLYTLLFGSLKKKFTRQFALLIKKHKCSYRASISRDNSRFDFDILSNEFEIALKIFANMFINLNTNDNIHEEIFAKLVNNLANNINFDSFRLSDILQEISSPTKTDNSSYDWNLLEYMQLHHLDKFKSKRLLREFFNQYYRADRMTLTILSNKTLDEQTSIVRKYFNKIRRGDSNIITRLRLPESGIKHPLYDSIGKILVFNSPRRSSLLKLIFPLNNISKIKLSSKPMFFFSMYISSKRKGSLYYYFYKHELVTEMKIYLSNSIFGYYSLIIDINLQNLGELSIIHIIQGIFSVFEMMRNSKPKLELYNQAKTLKMKRFKHSANSFIYDECKNIQDAFNILKCPPEKVLSARSIYTEYNLELHYKILSNLKPGNMLIITTFKTNEQDYFNEPPNENMVNNTKITNNSTNDSIINQTKKVNTTLCVFCQKQYLINNIHSFSSKDYLKSIDNSKGFDYSILFEGGFNNSEIMISNFTRTEYIIKNIHPFFISYFANSVNPYTAMNKFEICDPDYKFFRMKEGENYFVGIQEQDIPIRLVDAIQNLRSKKYNKIIHQDYLKDYQNIFYFPIYSTNISKSSISITISLPPNLFPEDLSFPYSPKKLEVIFSIISFLFLRSFEDIKYYYNKLSTSLSFSINTPTIFSFYTYGIILEISGITDNLPHAISTIASRIKEFPNTVKASDLTVAKDYYLTHIRNNNFEHLPAIQFQSILKILLFNQNLTTCSLINEIKEIKLNEITNAIDFLVKNGTFEGIIYGNINPIKARELLLLFFINLGRTSAEEKNINKRSNIFLKIFISFKKIFFGCFNHIKYFIDKFTGNSTLQSEPPVHLKSIPTQNITQNSLKDLQVIDLLSFKEGTNFVYFEKSKFDSFQFHTLILKICFGYFTVEIESLVDILVEMMLKKYHNEMKNENNDIFVGIKRSTFSDGIISVEIKIVSNNNLPYLVSYILNLYNNWLLRNSEITYENFILIKKFMIESLSINSNNNSIIDFKEEIHLKRYQFNRKKERIEFISQLSYTDFLIWLIAQPPKVIKFLFIIHASRSNQEEITNAYIKIPYEFERVNSTDYFFKQPNTKSFNPSQIYNYNN comes from the coding sequence ATGATTAAAAGGTATTGGTATCTAACATCATgctttttaatttttaccATTATCCTTTGCTGTAATATTTGCTTCACGTTTGAAAAGCAAGAGTATgcttttattcaaaataaagctaaaaaaaatcaaagaaataaaagaaattctttTGTTAGAAACGATAGAAGGAAACATAGAATCAATGATAAAAGAAGcatttataaaaataattcaaaatatttcaatgaTTCGAACgatgatttaattaaaataatgtaTTCAGAAAAAAAGTGCAAACAGGTGGAAGAAATGATTGATGATCAATCATTTGAAAAACCAATTGGATGTACTAGGGAATATAGATATTTAAGGCTATCTAACTCTTTGAAAGTATTTATGGTTTATGATAAGACAACAGAAATATCATTTGGCAGCATGAACTTAGATTTTGGATTTGCTTCTGATCCAGAAAATATTCCTGGCCTATCTAGATACCTTCTTTatacattattatttggatcattaaagaaaaaatttacGAGGCAATTTGCTTTGTTAATCAAGAAACATAAATGCAGTTATAGAGCAAGTATTAGTAGAGACAATTCAagatttgattttgatatCCTCtcaaatgaatttgaaattgcACTGAAAATTTTTGCAAATATGTTTATAAACCTAAATACAAATGATAATATACATGAAGAAATTTTTGCTAAACTTGTAAATAACTTAgctaataatataaattttgataGTTTTAGACTTTCAGATATATTACAAGAGATTTCCTCACCAACTAAGACAGATAATAGTAGTTATGATTGGAATTTGTTAGAATATATGCAACTTCACCATCTGGacaaatttaaatcaaaacGGTTATTACGGgaattttttaatcaatattatcgTGCTGATAGAATGACTCTTacaattttatcaaataaaacaTTGGATGAGCAAACCTCAATTGTAAGAAAATACTTTAATAAGATTAGAAGAGGTGactctaatattattacaagGTTAAGACTTCCGGAATCTGGAATAAAACATCCTCTTTATGATTCTATTGGGAAGATTTTAGTTTTTAATTCCCCTCGAAGATCTTCTTTACTGAAATTGATATTCCcgttaaataatatatcaaaaataaaacttaGTTCAAAACCGATGTTTTTCTTCTCAATGTATATTTCAAGTAAACGAAAAGGCAgtctttattattacttttataAACATGAATTGGTTACTGAAATGAAGATTTACttatcaaattcaatattcGGATATTACAGCTTAATAAtagatattaatttacAGAACTTGGGAGAGCTTAGTATCATTCATATAATTCAAGGTATTTTTTCGGTATTTGAAATGATGAGGAACAGCAAACCAAAATTAGAGTTATACAACCAAGCTAAAACTCTTAAAATGAAAAGGTTTAAACATAGTGCAAATAGTTTTATATATGATGAATGTAAGAATATACAAGATGCATTCAACATACTCAAATGCCCTCCAGAAAAAGTCCTCTCTGCACGTTCGATATATACCgaatataatttagaacttcattataaaattttatcaaatttaaagCCCGGAAATATGCTTATAATCACAACATTTAAAACGAATGAACAAgattattttaatgaaCCCCCCAACGAAAACATGGTTAATAACACAAAAATAACTAATAATTCAACTAACGACTCAATAATTAACCAAACAAAAAAAGTGAATACAACTTTATGCGTATTTTGTCAGAAACAATacttaataaataatattcactCTTTTTCTTCCAAAGACTACTTAAAAAGCATAGATAACTCAAAAGGATTCGATTACagtattttatttgaaggaggttttaataatagtgaAATCATGATTTCAAACTTTACTCGTACAGAATatatcattaaaaatattcatccattttttatttcatattttgcTAACTCAGTTAACCCTTATACAGCAATGAATAAGTTCGAAATTTGTGATCCagattataaattttttagaATGAAGGAAGgtgaaaattattttgttgGCATTCAAGAACAAGATATACCAATTAGGCTTGTGGATGCAATCCAGAACTTAAGGTcaaagaaatataataagATAATTCATCAGGACTATCTAAAAGACTaccaaaatatattttattttcccATTTATTCAACAAACATTTCAAAGTCATCCATCTCAATTACAATAAGTCTTCCAccaaatttatttcctGAAGATCTATCCTTTCCATACTCTCCAAAAAAACTTGaagtaattttttcaataatttcatttttgttTCTAAGGTcttttgaagatattaaatattattacaataaGTTGTCAACCAGCTTAAGTTTCTCAATTAATACACCAACCATTTTTTCCTTCTATACGTATGGAATAATTCTAGAAATTTCAGGAATTACAGATAATCTTCCTCATGCAATATCAACTATTGCATCTCGCATTAAAGAATTTCCAAATACTGTGAAAGCTTCTGATTTAACTGTTGCAAAGGATTATTACTTAACGCACataagaaataataactttgagCATTTACCTgcaattcaatttcaatctattttaaagattttattatttaatcaaaatttgacAACTtgttcattaattaatgaaattaaagagattaaattaaatgaaattacTAACGCTATTGATTTCCTTGTAAAAAATGGGACCTTTGAAGGTATAATCTACGGAAATATTAATCCAATTAAAGCAAGAGAACtcctattattatttttcataAATCTTGGTAGAACTTCAgctgaagaaaaaaatataaacaaaagatcaaatatctttttaaaaatatttatttcgTTTAAAAAGATTTTCTTTGGTTGTTTTAAtcatattaaatattttattgataaatttacTGGAAATTCTACTTTACAAAGTGAACCTCCCGTACATTTAAAGTCAATTCCCACACAAAATATAACGCAAAATTCTCTGAAAGATCTTCAAGTCATTGATTTGCTTTCATTTAAAGAAGGAActaattttgtttattttgaaaagtctaaatttgattcttttcaatttcatacattaattctgaaaatatGCTTTGGATATTTCACAGTTGAAATCGAGTCATTAGTTGACATTCTTGTAGAAATGATGCttaaaaaatatcataATGAAATGAAAAACGAgaataatgatatttttgttGGAATAAAGAGAAGCACTTTTTCAGATGGGATTATCTCcgttgaaattaaaattgtTTCAAATAACAACCTACCCTATTTAGTTTCATATATCCTCAActtatataataattggCTTTTACGTAATTCCGAAATTACGTATGAaaactttattttaataaaaaagtttATGATTGAATCTCTCTCTATTAactctaataataattctataattgattttaaaGAGGAGATTCATCTAAAAAGATATCAgtttaatagaaaaaaggaaaggattgaatttatttctcAATTGAGTTATACGGATTTCCTTATTTGGTTGATTGCTCAACCACCAAAAGTAATTaagtttttatttattattcatgCTTCACGCTCAAACCAAGAGGAAATTACAAATgcatatattaaaattccCTATGAATTCGAGAGAGTTAATTCAACAGACTACTTTTTTAAACAGCCAAATACTAAATCATTCAATCCGTCTCAAATATacaattataataattaa